Proteins found in one Rhinolophus ferrumequinum isolate MPI-CBG mRhiFer1 chromosome 9, mRhiFer1_v1.p, whole genome shotgun sequence genomic segment:
- the LIN28A gene encoding protein lin-28 homolog A codes for MGSVSNQQFAGGCAKAPEEAPEDAARAAEEPQLLHGAGICKWFNVRMGFGFLSMTARAGVALDPPVDVFVHQSKLHMEGFRSLKEGEAVEFTFKKSAKGLESIRVTGPGGVFCIGSERRPKGKNMQKRRSKGDRCYNCGGLDHHAKECKLPPQPKKCHFCQSISHMVASCPLKAQQAPSSQGKPAYFREEEEEIHSPALLPEAQN; via the exons ATGGGCTCTGTGTCAAACCAGCAGTTTGCAG GTGGCTGCGCCAAGGCGCCGGAAGAGGCGCCGGAGGACGCGGCCCGGGCGGCAGAGGAGCCGCAGCTGCTACACGGTGCCGGCATCTGCAAGTGGTTCAACGTGCGCATGGGGTTCGGCTTCCTGTCCATGACCGCCCGCGCCGGGGTCGCACTCGATCCTCCGGTGGATGTCTTTGTGCACCAG AGTAAGCTGCACATGGAGGGCTTCAGGAGCCTGAAGGAGGGTGAGGCAGTGGAGTTCACCTTTAAGAAGTCTGCCAAGGGCCTGGAATCTATCCGCGTCACCGGCCCTGGTGGGGTGTTCTGTATTGGGAGTGAGCGGCGGCCAAAAGGGAAGAACATGCAGAAGCGCAGATCAAAGGGAGACAG GTGCTACAACTGTGGAGGTCTAGACCATCATGCCAAGGAATGCAAGCTGCCACCCCAGCCCAAGAAGTGCCACTTCTGCCAGAGCATCAGCCATATGGTGGCCTCGTGTCCGCTGAAAGCCCAGCAGGCCCCCAGCTCACAAGGAAAGCCAGCCTACTTtcgggaggaagaagaagagatcCATagccctgccctgctcccagAGGCCCAGAATTGA